Within Candidatus Krumholzibacteriia bacterium, the genomic segment CGCTGGCTGAGTTGGCGCCGTCGTCGGCGTACTCCAACGACGCCATCGAGACGGCGTGGGTGATCGAAGAGGCGAATATGTACAAGTCGCAGTCGCTTGACGACTGGTTCGCCGCGCGCAAGGCGGACATGGTGGGCGACACCACGACCATGCTGGTGCGCTACCAGAGCATCGGCGGCCGCGGCCTGGACGACCCGGTGCGCCCGCGCGCGTTGCACGAGATGGGACTGCTGCTGTTCGACCGCGGCAGCAACGACGCCGCCATCGCCGCGTTCCGGCGCTTCCTCGACGACTACCCGGACAACGAGATGTCGCCGGTGGTGCTGCGCGCCATCGGCCGCGTGTACGAAGTGGGCCTGGGACAGTACGAGCGAGCGCTGCACGAGTACGAGCAGGTATTGATGTCGTACCCCGAGTACGCACTCCTCGACGACATCCGCCGCGATATCACCCGCGTACGCGCCATGCAACAGGGGGCGACGTATGCGCCGTAGCTTGTCTTGGATTGTCACGGTCGTCACGCTGGTGGTCGTGGGTGCCCCCGCCTTCGCCCAGCAGATCCTCGTTCCCATGGACTTGAAGCAGACCAACCACCTCAAGGCATACGGGCTCGCGTACCACGCCCTCGAGCGCGGGCAGACGGTGGACTGGCTCTTGAACTACCGCGGCGGCAGCTTTCTCATGCCGGCCACCGAGGCCGTCATTCTGGACGCGCGGCTCAAGAACGTGTCGTTCGAAATGGTGAGCGGTTCCGACGTGGCGCAGATCACAGCGGAGATCGCGCAGAACAACATGGAGACGGTGCGACTGGAGAAGGCGCCCAGGGTGGCGGTGTACGTGCCCACGCTCAAGCAGCCGTGGGACGACGCCGTCATGCTGGCCATGGAGTACGCGGAGATTCCCTACGCGCGCGTGTTCGACGAGGAGGTGCTGGCGGGAAAGCTCCCCGAGTACGACTGGCTGCACCTTCATCATGAGGACTTCACCGGCCAGTACGGCAAGTTCTACGCGGCCTACCGCCACACCGACTGGTACCAGGCCGACCAGCGCGACTCCGAGGCGCGCGCGCGCAGGCTGGGTTTCACCAAGGTGTCCGACGAGAAGAAGGCGGTCACCAACAAGATTCGTGACTACGTGCAGAATGGCGGCTTCCTGTTTGCCATGTGCTCGGCGTGCGACACCTACGACATCGCGCTCTCGGCGGCGGGTGTGGACATCGTGGCGCAGGAGTTCGACTACGACGGCATCACGCCGGGCTTCCAGGACAGGCTGGACTACGACCGCTGCTTCGCGTTCACGGGCTTCAAGCTGGTAACGAGCCCGCTGGTGTACGAGTTCTCCGACATCGACACCAGCGACTACGCCACCGCGCGCGGCAGCGACGCAGACTATTTTACGCTGTTCGAGTTCTCCGCCAAGTACGACCCGGTGCCCGCCATGCTCACCCAGAATCACGTGAGCTTCGTGAAGGGTTTCCTGGGGCAGACCACGGGCTTTCGCAAGCAGGTGGTCAAGAAGAGCGTGGTGATCCTGGGCGAAGACGCGGTGCACGACGATGTCAAGTACCTGCACGGCAATGCGGGCCGCGGCACGTTCACCTTTCTGGGCGGCCACGACCCGGAAGACTACCAGCACGCCGTCGGCGACCCGCCCACCGACCTCAATCTCCACGTCAACTCGCCGGGCTACCGTTTGATCCTCAACAACGTGCTGTTCCCGGCCGCCAAGAAGAAGACGCTGAAGACCTGACGCCGAGTTGTGTCGCTTTATGGCTGGCAAACCGCATATGATCACTGCGTAATCGACATGTGGGCGACTGGAAGCACTTGTACATGGGAAGCGTGGAACGTCATGCAGGCGCAGCAGCAAGTTTCTCATTGGTGCAACTACACGTCCTGATGAAGAAGCAGGTCGCTGGGACCGTGGCGCTACTTGTGTCTGCGCTGATCAGCGGTGCCGCTGCAGTCCCGAAGACCGTGGCCCCGTCCATCCACAAGCCTGTCATGCTCTTCGATCTTTCGGACGAGGTGATGGCGGGGCCGCTCGGCGTCGTCGCGGACGTAGCAGTCGGCGACAGTGTTGTGTATGTTCTTGACCAGCAAAATTGTAATGTTCGCCGCATAACCCTAACTGGCTTAGAGCTTCCGGCGTTGGGAAGAGAAGGGGAAGGACCCGGCGATATTAGCGGGCCATCGAAACTGGCCAATGCCTCAGGTGGAAAGTGCGCTGTGATCCAGGGTATCTCGAACAGGGCGCCGTGCTTTACCCCCGCGGGGAATCTGTGCGATCCATACGACATATCTTCGCTTAGAAGAGGGTATGCGAGCGTGATATGGGTACGGGCCGAGTTCGGGCGTGCCGACGAACTAATTCTTTCTGGGCTCGGCAGTCGTAGGGAGGTCAGCGATTCCTTTGCGCAGTATGAACCCGTGAGTTTCGTCACCCGATTGCGGGCCGATGGCAGCGCCACAGAACTGTTTTCTGAGAACCCTGGAGGTTTCGAAACGGGTGCGGTAAGAACCTCGAGCGGCGCTTCCTTTGCGGTGTACGGATGGGACATAGCCGAGGATGGCACCATCATTTATGCCGACCCGAGTGGCGAGTATCGTGTTTTTATTGGCCATCCAGTGGATGGTGTGAGTCAATCGATCGACCTTCCGGAATGGAATGGCGATGAAGATCGCTACCTATCCTTCGTCGAGAGAGCTCACATTCAATCCCCGAACAGTACGGTGCTACGTGTGGCGTCCGTCCATTGGTTGGGTCGGGGGTGTTTCATGGTTCGTCCCTCCGCGGAACTGTCTGGAGTCCCTGCAGAGAATGGGATTGGCACCTTTGAGGTTTTTCGACGCAACGGCGATTCGCTTGGAAGGTACACTGTGTACTGCGACCTGGACTCGGCCAACGATACGTTCTTTGTTCGAGGGAATGTCTTGGTGGTCATCCGCGGTGCAAAGTCAGTGGCCCGTGCGGCGTACCCCGAAGTACTTGGGCCGGGAAAGAACCGCAAAACGCCTTCTTTGGAAGTTGATGAAGTGCGAATCAGGGCGTATGATCTTTTCTCCGAGGTAATGGCTGGCCGCTGACACGCTTGCAGACGGCTAACGGCGAGGCCAAGAAGAAGACGCTGAAGACCTGACGCCGTCCGGTTGTGTTATCCTCTGCCAATGATCGGTGATCCTGTCAACGAGACCCACCCCGACATTGAGGCGCGAATGGTCGCGGGCTACCGGGCCATGTCGGCCGCCCAGAAGTTCGCGATTGTCTGTTCCCTCATTCGCACCGTAAACGAGCTGGCGTTGATAGACATTCGCCGGCACCATCCCCATGCGGACGAACGCGAACTCATGTTGCGCCTCGCGTCGCGCACCATGGATCCCGGGTTGCTTAAGAAGGCCTTCGGCTGGGATGTCGAGGTCGAGGGGTACTGATGGTGGCCGAGCCAGCTCTGGTCGTGGCCCGGCTCGCGCGTATGTTCGAGGACGTTGGCATTCGAAATTTCATCGGCGGGTCGTTCGCGAGTTCCCTCTACGGCATCCCGCGCGCAACGCAGGACGTGGATATCGTCGCCGGCCTCAACTATGAGCATGTTGACGCGTTGTTGCGAGACGTCGCCGGCTTGCTGAAGGTGCAGGAGGCCCACCTGGACAACGGATACCTGGATCACTGGGCGCCGGTTCTGGAAGTCATGGACCTCCTGGGCCGTGCCCGGGCTGAACGCGAGGCGTAGCACCAATGACCCAATCCATCATTTTATGGTCCCTGGCCGCCATCTGCGTGGTGGCCGGTTTCGTCGGTGTGATAGCACCCGTGCTTCCCGGCGCCCCGCTGGTGTTCATCGGGCTGGTGCTGGCCGCGTGGGCGGAGGGCTTTCAGTACGTCGGCATGTGGACGCTCATCATCATCGCCGTGCTGCTGGGCCTCACCTACGTGGTGGACGCCATCGCCAGCGCGCTGGGAGTCAAGCGCGTGGGCGCGAGCAAGCAGGCCATGTGGGGTGCGGTCATCGGCACCACGGTGGGTGTATTCTTCGGCATCACCGGCATTCTGCTGGGGCCGTTCGTGGGCGCGGTGGCGGGCGAGCTGATTGCGCGGCGCGATTTCATGCAGGCCGGCAAGGCCGGCGTGGCGGCGTGGATCGGCTTCATCGTGGGCACGCTGGGAAAGATGGCCATCCTGTTCGCCATGGTCGGCGTGTTCGTGGTGAAACGGTTGCTGTAACGCCGGGCGG encodes:
- a CDS encoding asparagine synthetase B; amino-acid sequence: MDLKQTNHLKAYGLAYHALERGQTVDWLLNYRGGSFLMPATEAVILDARLKNVSFEMVSGSDVAQITAEIAQNNMETVRLEKAPRVAVYVPTLKQPWDDAVMLAMEYAEIPYARVFDEEVLAGKLPEYDWLHLHHEDFTGQYGKFYAAYRHTDWYQADQRDSEARARRLGFTKVSDEKKAVTNKIRDYVQNGGFLFAMCSACDTYDIALSAAGVDIVAQEFDYDGITPGFQDRLDYDRCFAFTGFKLVTSPLVYEFSDIDTSDYATARGSDADYFTLFEFSAKYDPVPAMLTQNHVSFVKGFLGQTTGFRKQVVKKSVVILGEDAVHDDVKYLHGNAGRGTFTFLGGHDPEDYQHAVGDPPTDLNLHVNSPGYRLILNNVLFPAAKKKTLKT
- a CDS encoding DUF456 family protein, with the translated sequence MTQSIILWSLAAICVVAGFVGVIAPVLPGAPLVFIGLVLAAWAEGFQYVGMWTLIIIAVLLGLTYVVDAIASALGVKRVGASKQAMWGAVIGTTVGVFFGITGILLGPFVGAVAGELIARRDFMQAGKAGVAAWIGFIVGTLGKMAILFAMVGVFVVKRLL